A DNA window from Coffea arabica cultivar ET-39 chromosome 6c, Coffea Arabica ET-39 HiFi, whole genome shotgun sequence contains the following coding sequences:
- the LOC140008297 gene encoding probable CoA ligase CCL7 yields the protein MTTPFYGKDGIYRSQKPPVVLPEDPNLSMVPFLFRNFPSLSQSTALIDAGTAESFTFFDLLTQVSKLSHALLKLNINKNDVVLIFSPNSVLFPISFLAVVAIGAIATTVNPLYTINELSNQVNDSNPKLIITVNELHHKIKHFNLPCILLSPKGSFDAADSYNTLFCHYSDLINSTSPASSDSLWSSAVQTDVAALLYSSGTTGKSKGVVLTHRNFIATASMVTRDQECYGNSKNVYLCFLPMFHIFGLSVAVYAQLQKGNTVVVMERYEMEKALHAVEKYKVTHMYAVPPVVVALGKQKKVVSKYDCSSLREIACGAAPLGKDVIEECAKNFPQAVIVQGYGMTETCGIISREDVKTGPPHSGSTGVLVPGVECKILDVDTAEPLPPFQKGQILVRGQNMMQGYFKNQIATNETIDKQGWVHTGDLGYFDDKGLLYVVDRIKELIKYKGFQVAPAELEELLLTHPEISDAAVIPLPDAEAGEIPVAFVVRSSNSSLTEREVQNFVAKQVTPYKRLHRVIFSRSIPKSASGKILRRKLRQRAQSNL from the exons ATGACAACGCCATTCTACGGCAAAGATGGGATCTACAGGTCCCAAAAGCCACCCGTTGTCCTTCCAGAAGACCCCAACCTCTCTATGGTCCCATTTCTCTTCAGGAACTTCCCATCCCTTTCTCAAAGCACTGCACTAATTGATGCCGGCACTGCTGAATCCTTCACCTTCTTTGATCTCCTAACCCAAGTTTCCAAGCTCTCGCATGCCCTCCTTAAGCTCAACATCAACAAGAACGATGTTGTTCTCATTTTCTCCCCAAATTCAGTTCTTTTCCCCATATCATTCCTTGCTGTTGTCGCCATTGGTGCCATCGCCACCACTGTCAACCCACTGTATACCATCAATGAGCTATCAAACCAAGTCAATGACTCCAATCCAAAACTTATCATCACTGTCAATGAACTGCATCACAAGATCAAACACTTCAATCTACCTTGTATTCTACTAAGTCCTAAGGGATCATTTGATGCGGCTGATTCTTACAATACTCTGTTTTGTCATTACTCAGATTTGATTAATTCAACATCCCCTGCATCGTCCGATTCACTGTGGTCATCAGCTGTACAAACTGATGTTGCAGCTCTTCTGTATTCATCCGGGACAACGGGTAAAAGTAAGGGAGTTGTTTTGACACACAGAAACTTCATTGCCACAGCATCAATGGTGACACGAGATCAAGAATGTTATGGTAACTCCAAGAACGTATATTTATGCTTCCTTCCCATGTTTCATATATTTGGATTGTCTGTGGCTGTATATGCACAGCTGCAGAAAGGGAATACGGTGGTAGTGATGGAAAGGTATGAGATGGAGAAAGCATTGCATGCTGTTGAGAAGTATAAAGTGACGCACATGTATGCTGTGCCACCAGTGGTGGTAGCTCTGGGGAAGCAGAAAAAGGTGGTGAGTAAGTATGACTGCTCATCATTGAGGGAAATTGCATGTGGGGCTGCACCTTTGGGGAAAGATGTGATTGAGGAATGTGCCAAGAATTTCCCTCAAGCTGTGATTGTTCAG GGCTATGGGATGACGGAAACATGTGGAATTATTTCAAGAGAGGATGTAAAGACAGGACCTCCCCATTCTGGTTCAACTGGAGTTCTCGTTCCTGGAGTGGAATGCAAAATACTGGATGTGGATACTGCAGAACCTCTTCCACCTTTCCAAAAGGGGCAGATTTTGGTTCGTGGACAGAATATGATGCAAG GTTATTTCAAAAATCAAATAGCCACAAATGAAACCATAGATAAGCAGGGCTGGGTGCACACTGGAGATCTTGGCTATTTTGATGACAAAGGACTATTATATGTCGTGGACAGGATCAAAGAGCTTATCAAGTATAAAGGCTTCCAG GTGGCACCAGCAGAACTTGAAGAGCTTCTGCTAACTCACCCTGAGATATCAGATGCTGCCGTTATACC GCTCCCAGATGCCGAAGCTGGGGAAATCCCTGTAGCATTTGTTGTTCGTTCATCTAATAGCTCTCTAACCGAAAGGGAAGTTCAAAATTTCGTTGCAAAACAG GTTACACCATATAAGAGATTGCATAGAGTGATTTTCTCTCGAAGCATTCCCAAGTCAGCCTCAGGGAAGATTCTGAGAAGAAAGCTCAGACAGAGAGCTCAGTCAAACTTGTAG
- the LOC113694811 gene encoding uncharacterized protein isoform X1 produces the protein MPGETSVIYFSALSSICLPKDTTILAPLSKFPSFSSKQLPLRSFRFVPKASGSGHFLGDDAFGHYPWESSSDSGDSSIQWVPEERVTLFTADGLIQIGGNLVPRRITSSDKKYEKIKTLQRIQRFQESDYMDPSQGLCLGALFDIAATNGLDTGRRLCIFGFCRSVEMLSDVVEDTVLEHGGEVVAAEKASKGGLHEKLTMTVAVPLLWGVPPASETLHLAVRSGGGIVEKVYWQWDFV, from the exons ATGCCCGGCGAGACATCAGTCATCTACTTTTCCGCGCTTTCCTCAATTTGTCTCCCCAAAGATACAACTATTCTTGCCCCTCTTTCTAAATTCCCATCTTTTAGTAGTAAACAATTACCTCTTCGGTCGTTCCGCTTCGTCCCAAAAGCCTCAGGTTCGGGCCACTTTCTAGGCGATGACGCCTTTGGACACTATCCCTGGGAATCCTCCTCTGATTCTGGCGACTCAT CCATTCAATGGGTTCCCGAAGAGAGAGTCACATTATTCACTGCTGATGGGCTTATTCAAATAGGAGGAAATCTGGTGCCACGGCGAATTACTTCCAGTGAC AAGAagtatgaaaagattaaaacatTACAAAGAATCCAACGGTTTCAAGAAAGTGATTATATGGATCCTAGTCAAGGCTTGTGCTTGGGTGCTCTCTTTGATATTGCAGCAACAAAT GGACTTGACACGGGTAGAAGGCTTTGTATTTTTGGCTTCTGTCGTTCCGTTGAGATGCTCAGTGATGTCGTTGAAGACACTGTGTTGGAGCATGGTGGAGAG GTTGTTGCCGCAGAAAAAGCAAGCAAAGGCGGTCTGCATGAAAAGCTAACCATGACTGTTGCTGTACCCCTACTTTGGGGTGTTCCCCCTGCCTCAGAAACACTCCACCTTGCAGTTCGGAGTGGTGGAGGGATTGTGGAGAAGGTATATTGGCAGTGGGACTTTGTGTAG
- the LOC113694811 gene encoding uncharacterized protein isoform X2: MPGETSVIYFSALSSICLPKDTTILAPLSKFPSFSSKQLPLRSFRFVPKASGSGHFLGDDAFGHYPWESSSDSGDSSIQWVPEERVTLFTADGLIQIGGNLVPRRITSSDGLDTGRRLCIFGFCRSVEMLSDVVEDTVLEHGGEVVAAEKASKGGLHEKLTMTVAVPLLWGVPPASETLHLAVRSGGGIVEKVYWQWDFV; encoded by the exons ATGCCCGGCGAGACATCAGTCATCTACTTTTCCGCGCTTTCCTCAATTTGTCTCCCCAAAGATACAACTATTCTTGCCCCTCTTTCTAAATTCCCATCTTTTAGTAGTAAACAATTACCTCTTCGGTCGTTCCGCTTCGTCCCAAAAGCCTCAGGTTCGGGCCACTTTCTAGGCGATGACGCCTTTGGACACTATCCCTGGGAATCCTCCTCTGATTCTGGCGACTCAT CCATTCAATGGGTTCCCGAAGAGAGAGTCACATTATTCACTGCTGATGGGCTTATTCAAATAGGAGGAAATCTGGTGCCACGGCGAATTACTTCCAGTGAC GGACTTGACACGGGTAGAAGGCTTTGTATTTTTGGCTTCTGTCGTTCCGTTGAGATGCTCAGTGATGTCGTTGAAGACACTGTGTTGGAGCATGGTGGAGAG GTTGTTGCCGCAGAAAAAGCAAGCAAAGGCGGTCTGCATGAAAAGCTAACCATGACTGTTGCTGTACCCCTACTTTGGGGTGTTCCCCCTGCCTCAGAAACACTCCACCTTGCAGTTCGGAGTGGTGGAGGGATTGTGGAGAAGGTATATTGGCAGTGGGACTTTGTGTAG
- the LOC113695279 gene encoding transcription factor RAX1 encodes MGRAPCCDKANVKKGPWSPEEDAKLKEYIEKSGTGGNWIALPQKAGLRRCGKSCRLRWLNYLRPNIKHGDFTDDEDSIICSLFASIGSRWSIIAAQLPGRTDNDIKNYWNTKLKKKIMGSHKKCHQPSPYASPYSGFEPASLTSSPFSAPSPSISSAYHNYHTTTQFRSLSRYETFSSTPPSLLNANCSSISTGFQEGQHMGGSMHSYLVQDSSLLRFGGEASCSSSDGSSTNQNSYGKEVEHDLQNYLCSTGVDHEDQKIIFNSDVTIEYADHQKPYSENPLDYSLEEIKQLISTNLCNNFFVDENKTDEKVAYYN; translated from the exons ATGGGAAGAGCTCCTTGCTGTGACAAGGCGAATGTGAAGAAAGGACCTTGGTCCCCTGAAGAAGATGCAAAGCTGAAGGAGTACATAGAAAAGTCAGGGACTGGAGGGAATTGGATAGCTCTTCCACAGAAGGCTG GGCTTAGAAGATGCGGAAAGAGTTGCAGATTGAGATGGCTTAACTACCTCAGGCCCAACATTAAACATGGAGACTTCACAGATGATGAGGATAGCATAATTTGCAGCCTCTTTGCGAGCATTGGTAGCAG GTGGTCAATAATAGCAGCTCAATTACCAGGCAGGACGGACAATGACATCAAGAACTACTGGAACaccaagctgaaaaagaaaataatgggATCTCACAAAAAATGCCATCAACCCAGCCCCTACGCATCACCATATTCGGGGTTTGAGCCTGCATCTTTAACATCATCACCATTTTCAGCTCCATCACCATCAATATCATCGGCGTATCACAATTATCACACCACCACCCAATTTAGGTCCCTCTCACGCTATGAAACTTTTTCATCAACCCCGCCAAGTCTGTTGAACGCTAATTGTTCTTCAATAAGTACCGGTTTTCAAGAAGGTCAACATATGGGTGGTTCCATGCACAGTTACCTAGTTCAAGACAGTAGTCTCCTAAGGTTCGGAGGTGAAGCTAGCTGTAGTTCTTCAGATGGCAGCTCCACAAATCAGAACAGCTACGGCAAAGAGGTAGAGCATGATTTACAAAACTACCTCTGCAGCACTGGTGTTGATCATGAAGATCAGAAGATTATATTCAACAGTGACGTCACTATTGAATACGCTGATCATCAGAAGCCATATAGTGAAAATCCACTGGATTATAGTCTTGAAGAGATTAAACAACTGATTAGCACCAATCTCTGCAACAACTTCTTCGTTGATGAAAACAAGACAGATGAAAAGGTGGCATACTACAACTGA
- the LOC113696175 gene encoding protein PTST homolog 3, chloroplastic isoform X1, which yields MLAMSALCSRFPPVFHSLTSYKLSSLPNHNYLPAYPHRNRLRTWASVSKKPRGSRRVKSNEDLYNDIREFLSAVGLPHDHVPSMKQLSEHGRQDLANIVRRRGYKFIRELLTRSAEMQINISITEEKLTGGQHIPSGGEGHHEKVKDSCEDTSLLSEANEIKEHEKSLVEDAQTNTGLDSDKDDSCSPESSIYPSMQDKVAKFIQDGELDDVEDSGFDILNERTSQDSTAIAQSPYAIESNSISVLGQQNDPVLNSADTVNGNMASSSHQVEHRVLETSSSRIDSHSSEEANIIDFKEDQEIEAQNLGNQAEINHLKFILHQKELELTQLKEEIEKEKVALSILQTKADKEIIKAQKLILEKDAELQAAEESLSELKEVEIQYWGEGEVVEVAGSFNGWHQKIKMDSQPSSSLSDPNGSRKSRLWRSVLWLYPGVYEIKFIVDGHWTVDPQRDSVTRDTLHNNILRVVR from the exons ATGCTAGCAATGTCTGCACTGTGTAGCCGCTTTCCCCCAGTCTTCCATTCCCTCACTTCCTATAAACTTTCATCCCTTCCCAACCACAACTACCTCCCCGCTTACCCCCACCGGAACCGCTTGAGAACTTGGGCCTCTGTATCCAAGAAACCCAG GGGCAGCAGAAGGGTGAAAAGCAATGAGGATCTTTACAACGATATTAGAGAATTCTTATCCGCTGTTGGCCTCCCTCACGATCATGTTCCCTCCATGAAACAGCTCTCAGAGCATGGAAG GCAGGACCTTGCAAATATTGTTAGACGAAGAGGATATAAATTTATAAGAGAGCTCCTAACAAGATCAGCAGAAATGCAAATCAACATTTCTATCACAGAGGAAAAATTGACAGGAGGGCAGCATATCCCTAGTGGCGGTGAAG GTCATCATGAGAAAGTCAAAGACTCATGTGAGGATACTTCCTTGTTGAGTGAAGCTAACGAAATAAAAGAGCATGAAAAAAGCTTAGTTGAAGATGCTCAAACTAATACAGGGCTCGATTCAGACAAAGATGATTCTTGTAGTCCAGAATCTTCAATTTATCCATCGATGCAGGACAAGGTGGCCAAATTTATCCAGGATGGAGAATTGGATGACGTTGAAG ACAGTGGATTTGACATTCTGAATGAAAGAACTTCACAAGATTCCACAGCAATTGCTCAATCACCATATGCTATTGAATCGAACTCGATTTCAGTTCTTGGGCAGCAGAATGATCCTGTGCTCAATAGTGCTGATACAGTGAATGGAAACATGGCATCATCCTCTCATCAGGTTGAACACAGAGTATTGGAAACTAGTTCCTCAAG GATTGATAGTCATTCAAGTGAAGAGGCGAATATTATTGACTTTAAAgaggatcaagaaattgag GCCCAAAACTTGGGGAATCAAGCTGAAATTAATCATCTAAAGTTCATTCTG CATCAGAAGGAGTTGGAACTGACCCAGTTGAAGGAAGAGATTGAGAAAGAAAAG GTTGCTCTGTCTATTTTGCAGACTAAGGCAGACAAAGAGATTATTAAAGCCCAAAAACTTATCCTGGAAAAAGATGCCGAACTGCAGGCTGCTGAAGAGAGCCTTTCAGAACTGAAGGAG GTTGAAATTCAGTACTGGGGAGAGGGTGAAGTTGTTGAGGTGGCCGGTAGCTTCAATGGTTGGCATCAGAAGATTAAAATGGATTCACAGCCATCTTCCAGCCTCTCAGACCCAAATGGATCACG GAAATCTCGACTTTGGAGATCAGTATTGTGGCTTTATCCTGGGGTTTATGAG ATAAAGTTCATTGTGGATGGCCATTGGACAGTTGATCCTCAGAGGGACTCAGTTACCAGGGACACCTTGCATAACAACATACTTCGAGTTGTTAGATGA
- the LOC113696175 gene encoding protein PTST homolog 3, chloroplastic isoform X2, with translation MLAMSALCSRFPPVFHSLTSYKLSSLPNHNYLPAYPHRNRLRTWASVSKKPRGSRRVKSNEDLYNDIREFLSAVGLPHDHVPSMKQLSEHGRQDLANIVRRRGYKFIRELLTRSAEMQINISITEEKLTGGQHIPSGGEGHHEKVKDSCEDTSLLSEANEIKEHEKSLVEDAQTNTGLDSDKDDSCSPESSIYPSMQDKVAKFIQDGELDDVEDSGFDILNERTSQDSTAIAQSPYAIESNSISVLGQQNDPVLNSADTVNGNMASSSHQVEHRVLETSSSRIDSHSSEEANIIDFKEDQEIEAQNLGNQAEINHLKFILHQKELELTQLKEEIEKEKVALSILQTKADKEIIKAQKLILEKDAELQAAEESLSELKEVEIQYWGEGEVVEVAGSFNGWHQKIKMDSQPSSSLSDPNGSR, from the exons ATGCTAGCAATGTCTGCACTGTGTAGCCGCTTTCCCCCAGTCTTCCATTCCCTCACTTCCTATAAACTTTCATCCCTTCCCAACCACAACTACCTCCCCGCTTACCCCCACCGGAACCGCTTGAGAACTTGGGCCTCTGTATCCAAGAAACCCAG GGGCAGCAGAAGGGTGAAAAGCAATGAGGATCTTTACAACGATATTAGAGAATTCTTATCCGCTGTTGGCCTCCCTCACGATCATGTTCCCTCCATGAAACAGCTCTCAGAGCATGGAAG GCAGGACCTTGCAAATATTGTTAGACGAAGAGGATATAAATTTATAAGAGAGCTCCTAACAAGATCAGCAGAAATGCAAATCAACATTTCTATCACAGAGGAAAAATTGACAGGAGGGCAGCATATCCCTAGTGGCGGTGAAG GTCATCATGAGAAAGTCAAAGACTCATGTGAGGATACTTCCTTGTTGAGTGAAGCTAACGAAATAAAAGAGCATGAAAAAAGCTTAGTTGAAGATGCTCAAACTAATACAGGGCTCGATTCAGACAAAGATGATTCTTGTAGTCCAGAATCTTCAATTTATCCATCGATGCAGGACAAGGTGGCCAAATTTATCCAGGATGGAGAATTGGATGACGTTGAAG ACAGTGGATTTGACATTCTGAATGAAAGAACTTCACAAGATTCCACAGCAATTGCTCAATCACCATATGCTATTGAATCGAACTCGATTTCAGTTCTTGGGCAGCAGAATGATCCTGTGCTCAATAGTGCTGATACAGTGAATGGAAACATGGCATCATCCTCTCATCAGGTTGAACACAGAGTATTGGAAACTAGTTCCTCAAG GATTGATAGTCATTCAAGTGAAGAGGCGAATATTATTGACTTTAAAgaggatcaagaaattgag GCCCAAAACTTGGGGAATCAAGCTGAAATTAATCATCTAAAGTTCATTCTG CATCAGAAGGAGTTGGAACTGACCCAGTTGAAGGAAGAGATTGAGAAAGAAAAG GTTGCTCTGTCTATTTTGCAGACTAAGGCAGACAAAGAGATTATTAAAGCCCAAAAACTTATCCTGGAAAAAGATGCCGAACTGCAGGCTGCTGAAGAGAGCCTTTCAGAACTGAAGGAG GTTGAAATTCAGTACTGGGGAGAGGGTGAAGTTGTTGAGGTGGCCGGTAGCTTCAATGGTTGGCATCAGAAGATTAAAATGGATTCACAGCCATCTTCCAGCCTCTCAGACCCAAATGGATCACG ATAA
- the LOC113696175 gene encoding uncharacterized protein isoform X3, with protein MLAMSALCSRFPPVFHSLTSYKLSSLPNHNYLPAYPHRNRLRTWASVSKKPRGSRRVKSNEDLYNDIREFLSAVGLPHDHVPSMKQLSEHGRQDLANIVRRRGYKFIRELLTRSAEMQINISITEEKLTGGQHIPSGGEGHHEKVKDSCEDTSLLSEANEIKEHEKSLVEDAQTNTGLDSDKDDSCSPESSIYPSMQDKVAKFIQDGELDDVEDSGFDILNERTSQDSTAIAQSPYAIESNSISVLGQQNDPVLNSADTVNGNMASSSHQVEHRVLETSSSRIDSHSSEEANIIDFKEDQEIEAQNLGNQAEINHLKFILHQKELELTQLKEEIEKEKVALSILQTKADKEIIKAQKLILEKDAELQAAEESLSELKEEISTLEISIVALSWGL; from the exons ATGCTAGCAATGTCTGCACTGTGTAGCCGCTTTCCCCCAGTCTTCCATTCCCTCACTTCCTATAAACTTTCATCCCTTCCCAACCACAACTACCTCCCCGCTTACCCCCACCGGAACCGCTTGAGAACTTGGGCCTCTGTATCCAAGAAACCCAG GGGCAGCAGAAGGGTGAAAAGCAATGAGGATCTTTACAACGATATTAGAGAATTCTTATCCGCTGTTGGCCTCCCTCACGATCATGTTCCCTCCATGAAACAGCTCTCAGAGCATGGAAG GCAGGACCTTGCAAATATTGTTAGACGAAGAGGATATAAATTTATAAGAGAGCTCCTAACAAGATCAGCAGAAATGCAAATCAACATTTCTATCACAGAGGAAAAATTGACAGGAGGGCAGCATATCCCTAGTGGCGGTGAAG GTCATCATGAGAAAGTCAAAGACTCATGTGAGGATACTTCCTTGTTGAGTGAAGCTAACGAAATAAAAGAGCATGAAAAAAGCTTAGTTGAAGATGCTCAAACTAATACAGGGCTCGATTCAGACAAAGATGATTCTTGTAGTCCAGAATCTTCAATTTATCCATCGATGCAGGACAAGGTGGCCAAATTTATCCAGGATGGAGAATTGGATGACGTTGAAG ACAGTGGATTTGACATTCTGAATGAAAGAACTTCACAAGATTCCACAGCAATTGCTCAATCACCATATGCTATTGAATCGAACTCGATTTCAGTTCTTGGGCAGCAGAATGATCCTGTGCTCAATAGTGCTGATACAGTGAATGGAAACATGGCATCATCCTCTCATCAGGTTGAACACAGAGTATTGGAAACTAGTTCCTCAAG GATTGATAGTCATTCAAGTGAAGAGGCGAATATTATTGACTTTAAAgaggatcaagaaattgag GCCCAAAACTTGGGGAATCAAGCTGAAATTAATCATCTAAAGTTCATTCTG CATCAGAAGGAGTTGGAACTGACCCAGTTGAAGGAAGAGATTGAGAAAGAAAAG GTTGCTCTGTCTATTTTGCAGACTAAGGCAGACAAAGAGATTATTAAAGCCCAAAAACTTATCCTGGAAAAAGATGCCGAACTGCAGGCTGCTGAAGAGAGCCTTTCAGAACTGAAGGAG GAAATCTCGACTTTGGAGATCAGTATTGTGGCTTTATCCTGGGGTTTATGA